A genomic segment from Actinoplanes sichuanensis encodes:
- a CDS encoding B12-binding domain-containing radical SAM protein, translating into MARARKLLLISPQATFFGRNPKHQQFKRESREFQFFDYTWTGFATGLTIVGSLTPPDWDMHYIDENIEPVDFDEDADLVALTGMTAQADRMYQIADQFRARGIPVVAGGLHANLAPFEVSRHVDSVCVGEAEALWPQVIHDFTHDGLKPMYRQTARADLSVVPRPAYELAQQRYYPSIWVETSRGCPHTCRFCAATIRYRDKLGYKTVDQVIREVEYVQERWDNPYVLFSDDNFVVDRNRTKELLSRLVPLGIKWSGQSDVSFYKDPEILDLMHESGCMTMLIGFESVSTETLDGIDERNWKFRNLDKYVEAAKTIQDHGVGVYGAFTLGLDTDTKDSFEATAQFVKENYLAGIQVSCCTPFPGTPLRDDMEREGRILPDKSWSYYTVFDAVYQPKHMSPEELEEGALSVYRAFYNREFSLRKTRHFKSIYRSLVKKKVEREHALATSGRSMV; encoded by the coding sequence ATGGCACGTGCACGCAAGCTGCTGCTGATCTCACCGCAGGCGACGTTCTTCGGGCGTAACCCGAAGCATCAGCAGTTCAAGCGGGAGTCCCGGGAGTTCCAGTTCTTCGACTACACCTGGACCGGGTTCGCCACCGGGCTGACCATCGTCGGGTCGCTCACCCCGCCCGACTGGGACATGCACTACATCGACGAGAACATCGAGCCCGTCGACTTCGACGAGGACGCCGACCTGGTCGCGCTGACCGGGATGACCGCGCAGGCCGACCGGATGTACCAGATCGCCGACCAGTTCCGGGCCCGGGGCATCCCGGTGGTGGCCGGTGGGCTGCACGCGAACCTGGCGCCGTTCGAGGTGTCCCGGCACGTCGACTCGGTCTGTGTCGGTGAGGCCGAGGCGCTGTGGCCGCAGGTGATCCACGACTTCACCCACGACGGGCTGAAGCCGATGTACCGCCAGACCGCCCGCGCCGACCTGAGCGTGGTGCCGCGGCCCGCCTACGAGCTGGCCCAGCAGCGCTACTACCCGAGCATCTGGGTGGAGACGTCGCGGGGCTGCCCGCACACCTGCCGGTTCTGCGCGGCCACCATCCGCTACCGGGACAAGCTCGGCTACAAGACCGTGGACCAGGTGATCCGCGAGGTGGAGTACGTCCAGGAGCGCTGGGACAACCCGTACGTGCTGTTCTCCGACGACAACTTCGTGGTGGACCGCAACCGCACCAAGGAGCTGCTGTCCCGGCTCGTGCCGCTGGGCATCAAGTGGAGCGGGCAGTCCGACGTCTCGTTCTACAAGGACCCGGAGATCCTCGACCTCATGCACGAGAGCGGCTGCATGACGATGCTGATCGGCTTCGAGAGCGTGTCGACCGAGACCCTCGACGGCATCGACGAGCGGAACTGGAAGTTCCGGAACCTGGACAAGTACGTGGAGGCGGCCAAGACCATCCAGGACCACGGCGTCGGGGTGTACGGGGCGTTCACACTCGGCCTGGACACCGACACGAAGGACTCGTTCGAGGCGACCGCCCAGTTCGTCAAGGAGAACTACCTGGCCGGCATCCAGGTGTCGTGCTGCACCCCGTTCCCGGGCACCCCGCTGCGCGACGACATGGAACGTGAGGGCCGCATCCTGCCCGACAAGTCGTGGTCGTACTACACCGTCTTCGACGCCGTCTACCAGCCGAAACACATGTCTCCGGAGGAGCTGGAGGAGGGTGCGCTGAGCGTCTACCGGGCGTTCTACAACCGGGAGTTCTCGCTGCGCAAGACCCGCCACTTCAAGTCGATCTACCGGAGCCTGGTGAAGAAGAAGGTGGAACGCGAGCACGCGCTGGCGACCAGCGGCCGGAGCATGGTGTGA
- a CDS encoding acyl carrier protein, protein MTDTTTLEEPFLTIQRIIAQVAKTSPEAVVLENPVTGLTNVDSIVMLEIVARVELELGIEIDEEQLFAISTVGDFVAVCRELTAARA, encoded by the coding sequence ATGACCGACACCACCACGCTTGAGGAGCCGTTCCTCACCATCCAGCGCATCATCGCCCAGGTCGCCAAGACCTCGCCGGAGGCGGTGGTGCTGGAGAACCCGGTCACCGGGCTCACCAACGTCGACTCGATCGTGATGCTGGAGATCGTCGCCCGGGTCGAGCTGGAACTCGGCATCGAGATCGACGAGGAGCAACTGTTCGCCATCAGCACCGTCGGTGACTTCGTGGCGGTCTGCCGCGAACTGACCGCCGCCCGCGCCTGA
- a CDS encoding fatty acyl-AMP ligase, which produces MSHGRSFAHLLRDLSVPDRGFTFLGGNDRTSYSYADVNRITADLATRWAGLGIRSGDRVALLLNDESEFVPAILAALRAGVVAVPYPAPGPGSRRGPYVDGLRRVCATAGAGLCLAGPAVAKILAEADLPIRLATFADLTTAEPGPHAEPDPDDPAFIQFTSGSTGHPKGVVVSHRALVAHSLAMIEAIDLHGDRDRGVSWLPLYHDMGLIGKVFVAVASQTPVWFLSPQRFVRDPTGFLRLLSEVRGTIAYAPNFAYAMLAQRASPEVLDGLDLSAWRVAGCGAEPVRAGTLRAFARAYAPAGFRASQLTPCYGLAEATLAVTTRRPGEGLRTVRVDDLELASTGRPMPGTEVRIVDDEIVVRCGHLASGYHGDPEATAATWRDGWLHTGDTGFLDDGELFVTGRVKDLIIVNGRNYHPHDIEDAVERVDGVRPGGVAAFATDGEHSEAVHVLVEAVRYPAMTDLPDRVAEAVRSRFSLPVHGVTVVRRGAVPKTSSGKVRRRLAAHLYRSGALAAHPSGEDPS; this is translated from the coding sequence GTGTCTCACGGGCGATCTTTCGCGCATCTGCTGCGCGATCTCTCCGTTCCGGACCGAGGATTCACATTCCTCGGCGGAAATGACAGGACTTCTTATTCGTACGCGGATGTCAACCGTATTACCGCAGATCTGGCGACCCGCTGGGCGGGCCTCGGAATACGGTCCGGCGATCGGGTGGCACTATTACTGAACGACGAGTCAGAATTCGTGCCGGCCATTCTGGCAGCACTCCGGGCCGGAGTCGTGGCGGTGCCCTATCCGGCACCCGGGCCGGGCAGCCGGCGCGGGCCGTATGTGGACGGTCTGCGTCGTGTCTGTGCCACCGCCGGGGCCGGACTGTGTCTGGCCGGCCCGGCCGTCGCGAAGATCCTGGCCGAGGCGGACCTACCGATCCGGCTGGCCACGTTCGCCGACCTGACCACCGCCGAACCGGGACCGCACGCCGAGCCCGATCCGGACGACCCGGCGTTCATCCAGTTCACCAGCGGCAGCACCGGCCATCCGAAGGGTGTCGTGGTGAGCCACCGCGCCCTGGTCGCGCACAGCCTCGCCATGATCGAGGCGATCGACCTGCACGGCGACCGCGACCGCGGAGTGAGCTGGCTGCCGCTCTACCACGACATGGGCCTGATCGGGAAAGTCTTCGTGGCGGTCGCCTCGCAGACGCCGGTGTGGTTCCTGTCGCCGCAACGGTTCGTCCGTGACCCGACCGGTTTCCTGCGCCTGCTGTCGGAGGTGCGCGGCACGATCGCGTACGCGCCGAACTTCGCCTACGCGATGCTGGCGCAGCGGGCGTCACCCGAGGTGCTGGACGGGCTCGACCTGTCCGCGTGGCGGGTGGCCGGCTGCGGCGCCGAACCGGTCCGGGCCGGCACGCTACGGGCGTTCGCCCGGGCCTACGCGCCGGCCGGGTTCCGGGCGTCCCAGCTGACCCCCTGTTACGGGCTGGCCGAGGCGACCCTGGCGGTCACCACCCGGCGGCCCGGCGAGGGTCTGCGCACCGTCCGCGTGGACGACCTGGAGCTGGCCTCCACCGGCCGTCCGATGCCGGGTACCGAGGTCCGGATCGTCGACGACGAGATCGTGGTGCGCTGCGGTCATCTGGCCAGCGGGTACCACGGCGACCCGGAGGCCACCGCCGCCACCTGGCGCGACGGCTGGCTGCACACCGGCGACACCGGGTTCCTCGACGACGGCGAACTGTTCGTCACCGGCCGGGTCAAGGACCTGATCATCGTGAACGGCCGCAACTACCACCCGCACGACATCGAGGACGCCGTCGAACGCGTCGACGGGGTCCGGCCCGGCGGGGTCGCCGCGTTCGCCACCGACGGTGAGCACTCCGAGGCCGTACACGTGCTGGTCGAGGCGGTCCGCTATCCGGCCATGACCGACCTGCCGGACCGGGTCGCCGAGGCGGTCCGGTCCCGGTTCTCGCTGCCGGTGCACGGCGTCACCGTGGTACGCCGCGGGGCCGTCCCGAAGACCAGCTCCGGCAAGGTCCGCCGCCGCCTGGCCGCCCATCTCTACCGCAGCGGCGCCCTCGCCGCCCACCCCTCCGGAGAGGACCCGTCGTGA
- a CDS encoding cytochrome P450 has translation MDFETALGSLFTPDGRRNPYPAYDVLREHAPIFSGLDGRWFVTTHALTSRLLRDPSVRVADAAVYDSFWPDWRDNRGVASIVQSMLLTNPPDHTRLRRAAAATFTARRVAAMRDMITAQATDLIKAMPERTDFVSAFAYPLPIAVICALLGVPDTDRNWFREQAADLTVVLEPISTEEEMARADAAGRELEDYFIGLIAERQKAPREDLTSALAAAGSGLTGQELLANLVLMLVAGFETTTNLLGTGLKLLLDQPEQAARLRADPELAPAFVEEILRWDSPVQMAARYASEPLDLGDGLHLAAGADLNLLLGSANHDPERYPDPHRFDPDRPNIQPVSFGGGAHYCLGAPLARLEAQVAFPLLLTMLPRLALAGEARLRDRLVLRGYAELPVTTG, from the coding sequence ATGGACTTCGAGACCGCGCTGGGATCACTGTTCACACCGGACGGGCGCCGGAATCCGTACCCGGCCTACGACGTGCTCCGCGAACACGCGCCGATCTTCTCCGGCCTGGACGGGCGCTGGTTCGTCACCACCCACGCGCTCACCAGCCGCCTGCTGCGCGACCCGAGCGTGCGGGTCGCCGACGCGGCCGTCTACGACTCGTTCTGGCCCGACTGGCGAGACAACCGGGGCGTCGCCTCGATCGTCCAGTCGATGCTGCTGACCAACCCGCCCGACCACACCCGCCTGCGCCGGGCCGCCGCCGCCACGTTCACCGCCCGCCGGGTCGCCGCGATGCGCGACATGATCACCGCCCAGGCCACCGACCTGATCAAGGCGATGCCGGAGCGGACCGACTTCGTCAGCGCGTTCGCCTACCCGCTGCCGATCGCGGTGATCTGCGCGCTGCTCGGTGTGCCGGACACCGACCGGAACTGGTTCCGGGAGCAGGCCGCCGACCTGACCGTCGTCCTCGAACCGATCAGCACCGAGGAGGAGATGGCCCGCGCCGACGCCGCCGGTCGGGAACTCGAGGACTACTTCATCGGCCTGATCGCCGAACGCCAGAAGGCACCCCGGGAAGACCTGACCAGCGCGCTGGCCGCCGCCGGGTCCGGGCTCACCGGCCAGGAGCTGCTCGCCAACCTGGTACTGATGCTGGTCGCCGGCTTCGAGACCACCACCAACCTGCTCGGCACCGGCCTGAAACTGCTGCTCGACCAGCCCGAGCAAGCCGCCCGGCTCCGCGCCGACCCGGAGCTCGCGCCCGCCTTCGTCGAAGAGATCCTGCGCTGGGACTCGCCGGTCCAGATGGCCGCCCGTTACGCCTCCGAACCGCTCGACCTCGGCGACGGCCTGCACCTGGCCGCCGGCGCCGACCTCAACCTGCTGCTCGGCTCGGCCAACCACGACCCGGAGCGCTACCCCGACCCGCACCGCTTCGACCCGGACCGGCCCAACATCCAGCCCGTCTCGTTCGGTGGCGGCGCCCACTACTGCCTCGGCGCTCCGCTGGCCCGGCTGGAGGCGCAGGTCGCGTTCCCGCTGCTGCTCACCATGCTGCCGCGGCTCGCCCTGGCCGGCGAGGCCCGCCTCCGGGACCGGCTCGTCCTGCGCGGTTACGCCGAGCTGCCGGTCACCACCGGATGA
- a CDS encoding HD domain-containing protein → MNTADFLYEVGALKRTARTGWALARLPNRESVADHSFRTAVIAMTLAAMSGADPDRAATLALLHDLPEARLGDMHHLTRRYLDEPKPFRRVIDDQTENLPPPVREAIRSRAAQWLDQETAEARLARDADTLDSLLHVRESLADRPDLRERWEEYLSAAVTTEAGRTMMAEIRATDPDAWWPRTVST, encoded by the coding sequence ATGAACACCGCCGATTTCCTGTACGAGGTGGGCGCGCTCAAACGGACCGCACGTACCGGCTGGGCGCTCGCCCGCCTCCCGAACCGTGAGTCGGTCGCGGACCACTCGTTCCGCACCGCGGTGATCGCGATGACCCTGGCCGCGATGTCCGGCGCCGACCCGGACCGGGCGGCCACCCTGGCGCTGCTGCACGACCTGCCGGAGGCCCGGCTCGGCGACATGCACCACCTGACCCGCCGCTACCTGGACGAGCCGAAACCGTTCCGCCGGGTGATCGACGACCAGACCGAGAACCTGCCCCCGCCGGTCCGCGAGGCGATCCGGTCCCGGGCCGCCCAGTGGCTCGACCAGGAGACCGCGGAGGCCCGCCTGGCCCGCGACGCCGACACCCTGGATTCGCTACTGCACGTCCGGGAGAGCCTGGCCGACCGCCCCGACCTGCGCGAACGCTGGGAGGAGTATCTGTCAGCCGCAGTGACGACCGAGGCGGGCCGCACGATGATGGCCGAGATCCGCGCCACCGACCCGGACGCGTGGTGGCCCCGAACCGTCTCCACCTAG
- a CDS encoding GNAT family N-acetyltransferase → MHIRPIHHGDAARLAVLLDQLGFPSAEREVRQRLDYWLGDRAGALLGADDDGTLVGMAALHITPLLEVTGKFGRLAALVVDEAVRGRGVGRMLILAAEERARAAGCLYVEVNSSNHRESAHLFYESLGFTDSRETSRRFVRPLQGT, encoded by the coding sequence ATGCACATCCGGCCGATCCACCACGGCGACGCGGCTCGTCTCGCCGTCCTGCTCGACCAGCTCGGCTTCCCGTCGGCCGAGCGGGAGGTGCGGCAGCGCCTCGACTACTGGCTGGGTGACCGGGCCGGCGCGCTGCTCGGCGCCGACGACGACGGCACCCTGGTCGGCATGGCCGCCCTGCACATCACCCCGCTGCTGGAGGTGACCGGCAAGTTCGGGCGGCTGGCCGCACTGGTCGTCGACGAGGCGGTCCGCGGCCGCGGTGTCGGGCGGATGCTGATCCTGGCCGCCGAGGAGCGCGCCCGCGCCGCCGGTTGTCTGTACGTCGAGGTGAACAGCAGCAACCACCGCGAGTCGGCGCACCTGTTCTACGAGAGCCTCGGTTTCACCGACAGCCGCGAGACGTCCCGCCGCTTCGTCCGGCCCCTGCAGGGCACCTGA
- a CDS encoding sensor domain-containing phosphodiesterase codes for MPERSEAAGQVAELLHTARKSLGMDLTFLSRLDGTTQHLEVIDSDLAFAALEGTMHPQETTFCQAILDGALPPVMPDVTLFPLAMSLPGAAAGIRSYISAPVELSDGTVYGTFCGAGLQADPQLTDRDRALMEVLAHAAAMILEPDIDKRRRNAAIESRLRPLLDRGGPVVLLQPIVELAGGRRVGAEALSRFPQEWGQPPDEVFADAELIGERIPLELAALRQAADHLPDVSGYIAMNISPATLFSEAGAVFLAGLPLDRIVLELSEHDPVDDYDHLRAVLAPLRARNMRLAVDDVGAGYSSLRHIVATSPDVIKLDRSIISGVADDRVLAVVVRALVDLAGAIGATVVAEGIETAADAAELTSLGVQLGQGWLFDRAVPAADLSDEYALAPAGH; via the coding sequence ATGCCGGAACGCTCGGAAGCGGCCGGGCAGGTGGCGGAGTTGCTGCACACCGCCCGTAAGTCACTCGGCATGGATCTGACCTTCCTGAGCCGCCTGGACGGTACGACTCAACACCTCGAAGTGATCGACTCGGATCTGGCGTTCGCGGCGCTGGAGGGCACGATGCACCCTCAGGAGACCACGTTCTGTCAGGCGATCCTGGATGGCGCCCTACCCCCGGTGATGCCGGACGTCACTCTGTTCCCGCTGGCGATGAGCCTGCCCGGCGCCGCAGCCGGGATACGCAGCTACATCTCGGCGCCGGTCGAGTTGAGCGACGGCACCGTGTACGGCACGTTCTGTGGCGCCGGACTGCAGGCGGACCCGCAGCTTACCGACCGCGACCGGGCGCTGATGGAGGTGCTGGCCCACGCCGCCGCCATGATCCTGGAACCGGACATCGACAAGCGCCGCCGCAATGCCGCCATCGAGAGCCGGTTGCGTCCCCTGCTCGACCGGGGTGGCCCGGTGGTTCTTCTGCAGCCGATCGTCGAGCTGGCCGGCGGCCGCCGGGTCGGTGCGGAGGCGCTGAGCCGGTTCCCGCAGGAATGGGGACAGCCTCCGGACGAGGTCTTCGCCGACGCCGAACTGATCGGCGAACGGATACCCCTCGAACTGGCCGCACTGCGCCAGGCCGCCGACCACCTGCCCGACGTGTCCGGGTACATCGCCATGAACATCTCCCCCGCTACCTTGTTCTCCGAGGCCGGGGCGGTGTTTCTGGCCGGGTTGCCGCTGGACCGGATCGTGCTCGAATTGTCGGAGCACGACCCCGTCGACGACTACGACCACCTGCGCGCGGTGTTGGCGCCGTTGCGGGCTCGGAACATGCGGCTGGCCGTCGACGACGTCGGCGCCGGCTACTCCTCGCTGCGGCACATCGTCGCCACCAGCCCGGACGTCATCAAACTCGACCGCAGCATCATCAGTGGGGTCGCCGATGACCGTGTGCTGGCGGTGGTCGTGCGGGCCCTGGTCGACCTGGCCGGCGCGATCGGCGCCACCGTGGTCGCCGAGGGCATCGAGACCGCGGCGGATGCGGCCGAACTGACCTCGCTGGGCGTCCAGCTCGGGCAGGGTTGGCTGTTCGACCGGGCGGTCCCGGCCGCGGACCTGAGCGACGAATACGCCCTCGCTCCGGCCGGTCACTGA
- a CDS encoding DHA2 family efflux MFS transporter permease subunit produces MLSYRSAAGRWVLLATVLGSSLAFIDATVVNIALSEIGRKLDADSAGLQWTVNGYALSLASLVLLGGSLSDRYGRRRVFLGGVAWFAVASLLCGLAPTIELLIAARILQGIGGALLTPGALAILEASFAPEDRAKAIGAWSGLGGIGGALGPFLGGWLVQTGSWRLIFLINVPIAAIVLWVAARHVPESSNPAAARRLDLAGLLTGAAGLGGLTYGFTAWPEHGPGDPVVLVSLAIGVAGLVSFVLVERRSAHPMLPLRIFRSRAFSGANLVTFLVYAANGGVFLLVVVNLQVVAGFPPLASGVALLPVTVLMLLLSARAGALGQRIGPRIPMTAGPLVCAAALAWLSRIGADASYLTDVLPPVILFGLGLCLLVAPLTATALGALDDSYAGIASGVNNAVARAASLLAVAVLPLAAGLGAGSLTDPAVLSPVYRHAMLLCAALMTCGGVLAWFLIPNRLTAHTPVKTFCDPCSPPVHPTPEEGDRSETR; encoded by the coding sequence GTGCTGTCTTACCGGTCGGCGGCCGGGCGGTGGGTGTTGCTGGCCACCGTGCTCGGCTCCAGCCTGGCGTTCATCGACGCGACGGTGGTCAACATCGCGCTGTCCGAGATCGGCCGCAAACTCGACGCGGACAGCGCCGGCCTGCAGTGGACGGTCAACGGGTACGCGTTGAGTCTCGCCTCGCTGGTGCTGCTCGGCGGGTCGCTCAGTGACCGGTACGGCCGGCGGCGGGTGTTCCTCGGCGGGGTGGCCTGGTTCGCCGTCGCGTCGCTGCTGTGCGGCCTGGCGCCGACGATCGAACTGCTGATCGCGGCCCGGATCCTGCAGGGCATCGGCGGGGCGCTGCTGACGCCCGGCGCGCTCGCGATCCTGGAGGCGTCGTTCGCGCCCGAGGACCGGGCCAAGGCGATCGGCGCGTGGTCCGGGCTGGGCGGCATCGGCGGCGCGCTCGGCCCGTTCCTCGGCGGCTGGCTGGTGCAGACCGGCAGCTGGCGGCTGATCTTCCTGATCAACGTGCCGATCGCGGCGATCGTGCTGTGGGTGGCCGCCCGACACGTCCCGGAGTCGAGCAACCCGGCGGCCGCCCGGCGGCTGGACCTCGCCGGGCTCCTCACCGGAGCGGCCGGACTGGGCGGGCTCACCTACGGTTTCACCGCCTGGCCGGAACACGGGCCGGGCGATCCGGTCGTGCTGGTGTCCCTGGCGATCGGGGTGGCCGGGTTGGTTTCGTTCGTGCTGGTGGAACGCCGGTCGGCACATCCGATGCTGCCGCTGCGGATCTTCCGGTCCCGGGCGTTCAGCGGAGCGAACCTGGTCACCTTCCTGGTGTACGCGGCCAACGGCGGCGTGTTCCTGCTGGTCGTCGTGAACCTTCAGGTGGTGGCCGGGTTCCCGCCGCTGGCCAGCGGGGTGGCGCTGCTGCCGGTGACGGTGCTGATGCTGCTGCTGTCGGCCCGGGCCGGGGCGCTCGGGCAGCGGATCGGCCCGCGGATCCCGATGACGGCCGGCCCGCTGGTGTGCGCGGCGGCGTTGGCCTGGCTGTCCCGGATCGGGGCGGACGCCTCCTATCTCACCGACGTGCTGCCCCCGGTGATCCTGTTCGGTCTCGGGTTGTGCCTGCTGGTGGCACCTCTGACAGCGACCGCGCTGGGTGCGCTCGACGACTCGTACGCCGGAATCGCCTCCGGGGTCAACAACGCGGTGGCCCGGGCCGCGAGCCTGCTCGCCGTGGCGGTGCTGCCGCTGGCGGCCGGGCTGGGCGCGGGCAGCCTCACCGACCCGGCGGTGCTGTCGCCGGTCTACCGCCACGCGATGCTGCTGTGCGCGGCGCTGATGACCTGCGGCGGCGTGCTGGCCTGGTTCCTGATCCCGAATCGTCTGACCGCACACACCCCGGTGAAGACGTTCTGCGACCCGTGCAGCCCACCGGTCCATCCGACTCCCGAGGAGGGCGACCGCTCGGAGACCCGGTAG
- a CDS encoding helix-turn-helix domain-containing protein — MSDRDDWTAMIDLIERVMGDEDLLPSVISGVRATVREVAVLPPSDIAGHTRALLTAATRALADRRGPTEAELSFVAELGVTRARQGVPIEAVLGAIHVAERAIWARAREVGRSEGVSAERLLDARELYDDWADAVRGRLISAHRATKALADPRPGNRDAAILRRLLQGGSAAALAVAEAGLPADESLWVLVARPGFDERVLREQPPVVCGKVDDLFVGVLSRAPSVREQTAGLAGPAAPDKMAPMRRLALAALVTAEQTGQTGAVHIAGVAWQAALTARADLAAALLDRHRRAWAGLGPNAEPVAHAVLAWLEADRDVTVAGGRLFVHPNTVRNRVRRFTEVTGIDPAGTFGAVNAWWLCRTWLREAT, encoded by the coding sequence ATGAGCGATCGTGACGACTGGACGGCCATGATCGACCTCATCGAGCGGGTGATGGGCGACGAGGACCTGCTGCCGTCGGTGATCTCCGGGGTCCGCGCGACCGTCCGGGAGGTGGCGGTGCTGCCGCCGTCGGACATCGCCGGGCACACCCGGGCGCTGCTCACCGCGGCCACCCGGGCGCTGGCCGACCGGCGCGGGCCGACCGAGGCCGAGTTGTCGTTCGTGGCGGAACTCGGTGTGACCCGGGCCCGGCAGGGGGTGCCGATCGAGGCGGTGCTCGGTGCCATCCATGTGGCCGAGCGGGCGATCTGGGCGCGGGCCCGCGAGGTGGGCCGATCCGAGGGGGTCAGCGCGGAACGGCTCCTGGACGCCCGCGAGCTGTACGACGACTGGGCCGACGCGGTCCGCGGCCGGCTGATCTCGGCGCACCGGGCCACGAAGGCGCTGGCCGATCCGCGGCCCGGCAACCGGGACGCGGCGATCCTGCGGCGGCTGCTGCAGGGTGGCTCGGCGGCGGCGCTGGCGGTCGCCGAGGCGGGCCTGCCGGCCGACGAGAGCCTGTGGGTGCTGGTCGCCCGGCCCGGCTTCGACGAACGGGTGCTGCGCGAACAGCCGCCGGTGGTGTGCGGCAAAGTCGACGACCTGTTCGTCGGGGTGCTGTCCCGGGCGCCGTCGGTACGGGAGCAGACCGCCGGGCTGGCCGGGCCGGCCGCGCCGGACAAGATGGCGCCGATGCGGCGTCTCGCCCTGGCCGCCCTGGTCACCGCCGAGCAGACCGGGCAGACCGGCGCCGTGCACATCGCCGGGGTGGCGTGGCAGGCGGCGCTCACCGCCCGGGCCGACCTGGCCGCCGCGCTGCTCGACCGGCACCGCCGGGCGTGGGCCGGTCTGGGGCCGAACGCCGAACCCGTCGCGCACGCCGTGCTGGCCTGGTTGGAGGCCGATCGGGACGTCACCGTGGCGGGTGGCAGGCTGTTCGTGCACCCGAACACCGTCCGCAACCGGGTCCGCCGGTTCACCGAGGTGACCGGCATCGACCCGGCGGGCACGTTCGGTGCCGTGAACGCCTGGTGGCTGTGCCGCACCTGGCTCCGGGAAGCGACCTGA
- a CDS encoding flavin-containing monooxygenase: MRVAVIGAGAAGLATLKALLDAGCDPVGYERMDRPGGLWTDTYASLHLNTSRGRTEFADHPMPADWPDYPSAGRVAGYLADYAARFGLTPHIRFGTTVTRVEPGWTVTTADGDTERFDAVVVANGHNWSPRLPSPGYPGTFDGVQMHAHDYRTPEVFRDRRVLVVGMGNSAMDIAVDASHTARGPVLLSARHGVHIVPKYLFGRPADATGGALAGLPWRLRQAIAETLLRVAVGTPQRYGLPAPRGGLFQNHPTVSDTILHRITHGEVVARPAIDRLDGAKVEFTDGTVDAVDVIVWATGYRVHIPFLSAAWRGADPESLPLYRRVFHLDDPSLAFVGLMQSTGAAFPVVEAQAKLVAAYLAGSYDLPPADVRRRAVERALRAAVARWGPDARPHMRVDFDTYIAELTREIARGAHR, encoded by the coding sequence ATGCGTGTCGCCGTGATCGGCGCGGGAGCGGCCGGCCTCGCCACACTCAAGGCCCTGCTCGACGCCGGTTGCGACCCGGTCGGTTACGAACGCATGGACCGGCCCGGTGGCCTGTGGACCGACACCTACGCCTCCCTGCACCTGAACACCAGCAGGGGTCGCACCGAGTTCGCCGACCATCCGATGCCCGCCGACTGGCCCGACTACCCGTCGGCCGGCCGGGTCGCCGGATACCTCGCCGACTACGCCGCCCGGTTCGGGCTCACCCCGCACATCAGGTTCGGCACGACCGTCACCCGCGTGGAACCCGGCTGGACGGTCACCACCGCCGACGGTGACACCGAACGGTTCGACGCGGTGGTCGTCGCCAACGGCCACAACTGGTCACCGCGGCTGCCGTCACCCGGCTATCCGGGCACGTTCGACGGTGTGCAGATGCACGCCCACGACTACCGCACGCCGGAGGTCTTCCGGGACCGGCGGGTCCTGGTCGTCGGGATGGGCAACTCGGCCATGGACATCGCCGTCGACGCGTCGCACACCGCCCGCGGGCCGGTTCTGCTCTCCGCCCGGCACGGCGTCCACATCGTGCCGAAATACCTGTTCGGACGCCCGGCGGACGCCACCGGCGGCGCCCTCGCGGGCCTTCCCTGGCGGTTGCGGCAGGCGATCGCCGAGACGTTGCTGCGGGTCGCGGTCGGGACCCCGCAGCGGTACGGGCTACCGGCGCCCAGAGGTGGCCTGTTCCAGAACCACCCGACCGTCAGTGACACGATCCTGCACCGGATCACCCACGGGGAGGTCGTCGCGCGGCCCGCCATCGACCGTCTCGACGGGGCGAAGGTGGAGTTCACCGACGGAACGGTCGACGCCGTCGACGTCATCGTGTGGGCGACCGGCTACCGCGTACACATCCCGTTCCTGTCCGCCGCCTGGCGGGGCGCGGATCCGGAGAGCCTGCCGCTCTACCGGAGGGTCTTCCATCTGGACGATCCGTCGCTGGCGTTCGTCGGGCTGATGCAGTCCACCGGCGCCGCGTTCCCGGTCGTCGAGGCGCAGGCCAAGCTCGTCGCCGCGTACCTCGCCGGGTCCTATGATCTGCCCCCGGCCGACGTCCGGCGTCGCGCCGTCGAACGCGCCCTGCGCGCCGCCGTCGCCCGCTGGGGCCCGGATGCCCGGCCGCACATGCGCGTCGACTTCGACACCTACATCGCCGAACTCACCCGCGAGATCGCCCGAGGAGCACATCGATGA